A genomic stretch from Pochonia chlamydosporia 170 chromosome 4, whole genome shotgun sequence includes:
- a CDS encoding alanyl-tRNA synthetase (similar to Aspergillus terreus NIH2624 XP_001210094.1) codes for MSELKWPSARVRKAFFDYMEQRGHTIVPSGSVVPYDDPTLLFTNAGMNQFKPIFLGTINKSDPMSNLKRAADTQKVIRAGGKHNDLDDVGKDSYHHTFFEMLGNWSFGDYFKKEAIEMAWEILTKVYGLDPKRLYATYFEGSEELGLPPDEEAKQLWLDIGMPADQIIPGDMKDNFWEMGDQGPCGPSSEIHYDKIGGRNVAHIVNKDDPMVVEIWNLVFMQFDRQKDRSLKPLPAKHIDTGMGFERMVSALQDTVSNYATDCFTPLFKQIEEVTGVRPYGDKYGKDDVDGIDTAYRVIADHIRTLSFAITDGAVPNSDGRGYVIRRILRRGVRYARKYLNAEIGSFFSKVLPALVAHMGEQFPELVKKQQDIKEILDEEEEAFARTLDRGEAQFEKYAAKAAKDGVKKLDGDVVWRLYDTFGFPVDLTQIMAEERGLEIDENEVNVAKEKAREASKAVKASVDTFAKLDVHQIAQLDQQKVARTNDDAKFVKGDSKGKVQLIFDGKTFHNSTKELPEKTAIGVLLDKTNFYAESGGQVADTGRIVIDDVVEFKVMDVQNYGGFILHSGYIEYGALSSGDEVICEYDELRRSPIRNNHTGTHVLNHSLRQVLGDDVNQKGSLVDNEKLRFDFSHKTQVKIEELRKIENLSNEYIRRGSKIFSKDVDLDHARQIEGVRAVFGETYPNPVRVVSIGMDIDTMLKDPKKQEWREYSVEFCGGTHVEQTGLIKDLILVEESGIAKGIRRIIAYTGEAAHQVQREATEFSKKLDSLEGMPFGPAKDAKIKVISQELSQLVISTLTKDEFNTRFQKIATSVVAEQKKRQKAEAGAAVNCVVQHFEEKKEVDYFVGRLPISANAKALTEVFKHFQAKDKTKSVYVFGGSQEEGAVVHGVYVGSNLASKGVTAEQWASVVSNVVGGRSGGKEPTRQGQGTKPESIDDAVEAARKWLEEKL; via the exons ATGAGCGAACTCAAATGGCCGTCTGCGCGGGTGCGCAAGGCCTTTTTTGACTACATGGAGCAGCGGGGTCACACGATAG TTCCCTCTGGCTCGGTCGTTCCCTACGATGACCCCACCTTGCTCTTCACCAACGCGGGCATGAACCAATTCAAGCCCATCTTCCTCGGAACTATCAACAAATCCGATCCCATGTCTAACCTGAAGCGTGCGGCCGATACTCAAAAAGTCATCCGTGCGGGTGGCAAGCACAACGATCTCGACGATGTCGGCAAGGACAGCTATCACCATACCTTCTTTGAAATGCTGGGCAACTGGTCCTTCGGCGACTACTTCAAGAAGGAGGCCATTGAAATGGCTTGGGAGATTCTCACAAAGGTCTATGGCCTAGATCCTAAACGTCTATATGCGACCTACTTTGAGGGTAGCGAGGAGCTCGGTCTGCCCCCCGATGAGGAGGCCAAGCAGTTGTGGCTTGACATTGGCATGCCTGCTGATCAGATTATACCCGGAGACATGAAGGATAACTTTTGGGAAATGGGTGATCAAGGCCCTTGCGGTCCTTCGAGCGAGATTCACTACGACAAGATTGGCGGACGAAATGTGGCACACATTGTCAACAAAGACGACCCCATGGTGGTTGAAATTTGGAACCTCGTTTTCATGCAATTCGATCGCCAGAAGGATAGAAGTCTGAAACCTTTACCCGCGAAGCACATTGACACCGGTATGGGTTTCGAGCGAATGGTTTCTGCTCTCCAGGACACCGTTTCCAACTACGCCACCGACTGCTTCACTCCTCTTTTCAAGCAGATCGAAGAAGTCACCGGCGTTAGACCGTACGGGGATAAGTATGGCAAGGACGACGTTGATGGCATCGATACTGCCTACCGAGTCATCGCAGATCACATTCGAACCCTTTCCTTTGCCATCACGGACGGTGCCGTCCCCAACAGCGACGGCCGTGGCTACGTAATTAGACGAATTCTGAGAAGAGGCGTGCGATATGCGCGCAAGTACCTCAACGCGGAAATCGgtagcttcttctccaaggtTCTGCCTGCCCTTGTTGCTCATATGGGCGAGCAATTCCCCGAGCTTGTGAAGAAACAGCAAGACATCAAGGAGATTCtcgatgaggaggaagaggccTTCGCCCGCACTCTAGACCGTGGCGAGGCACAATTTGAAAAGTATGCGGCCAAGGCGGCCAAAGACGGTGTCAAGAagcttgatggtgatgttgtctgGCGTTTGTACGATACCTTTGGCTTCCCTGTCGATTTGACCCAGATCATGGCCGAGGAGCGCGGACTTGAGATTGACGAGAACGAAGTCAATGTTGCTAAAGAGAAGGCTCGCGAGGCTAGCAAAGCTGTCAAGGCGTCTGTCGACACCTTTGCCAAGCTTGACGTCCACCAAATTGCCCAGCTTGACCAACAAAAGGTTGCTCGAACCAACgatgatgccaagtttgtcaagggTGACAGCAAAGGCAAGGTTCAGCTTATCTTTGACGGCAAGACTTTCCACAACTCTACCAAGGAGTTGCCAGAGAAGACTGCCATTGGTGTCTTGCTGGACAAGACCAACTTTTATGCCGAGTCGGGTGGTCAGGTTGCCGACACTGGCCGCATTGtgattgatgatgttgttgagttcAAGGTCATGGATGTCCAAAACTACGGTGGCTTCATCCTCCACAGCGGTTACATCGAGTACGGCGCGCTCTCGTCAGGAGATGAGGTGATCTGCGAGTACGATGAGCTGCGTCGTTCGCCCATCCGCAACAACCACACGGGTACGCACGTATTGAACCACTCCCTGCGACAAGTTCTCGGCGACGATGTCAACCAAAAGGGCTCGTTGGTGGACAACGAGAAGCTGCGTTTCGATTTCTCACACAAGACCCAAGTCAAAATTGAAGAGCTCCGCAAGATTGAGAATCTCAGCAACGAATACATTCGTCGCGGTTCAAAGATCTTCTCCAAAGATGTGGACCTAGACCATGCGCGCCAGATCGAAGGTGTTCGTGCTGTCTTTGGTGAAACATACCCCAATCCTGTGCGTGTCGTCTCTATCGGTATGGACATCGACACCATGCTCAAGGACCCTAAGAAGCAGGAGTGGCGTGAATACAGCGTTGAATTCTGCGGAGGTACCCATGTCGAGCAGACCGGTCTCATCAAGGACCTGATCCTTGTGGAAGAAAGCGGTATCGCCAAGGGTATCCGACGTATCATTGCGTATACCGGCGAGGCTGCGCACCAAGTGCAGCGCGAGGCGACCGAgttctccaagaagctggactcGCTCGAGGGCATGCCGTTTGGCCCCGCCAAGGACGCCAAAATCAAGGTCATCTCTCAGGAGCTCAGCCAGCTGGTCATTTCTACTCTGACCAAAGATGAGTTCAACACTCGCTTCCAGAAGATTGCTACTTCAGTCGTTGCCGAGCAGAAGAAGCGCCAGAAGGCTGAGGCCGGTGCGGCTGTGAACTGCGTTGTCCAGCActttgaagagaagaaggaggtcgATTACTTCGTCGGTCGTCTGCCCATCAGTGCGAACGCCAAGGCTCTGACAGAGGTGTTCAAGCACTTCCAGGCCAAGGATAAAACCAAGTCGGTCTACGTGTTTGGTGGTAGCCAGGAGGAGGGTGCCGTCGTACACGGCGTCTACGTTGGATCC AACCTCGCGTCCAAGGGCGTCACCGCCGAGCAATGGGCTTCGGTTGTTTCAAACGTAGTAGGCGGCCGATCTGGTGGCAAGGAGCCCACGCGCCAGGGCCAGGGTACCAAGCCTGAGAGCATTGACGATGCTGTTGAAGCGGCGAGGAAATGGCTCGAGGAGAAACTTTAA
- a CDS encoding S-adenosyl-L-methionine-dependent methyltransferase yields the protein MDSPIVAQLFRQLFRNRPAGCQARLHQLRNGLPAVATGGYRYRYQQSSPYATRASRDRGMKSNESRWQQRTNLLPEDRREEFAEYPYISMSELKRRKERPRKVKMLLRDFIDDSLYNPSYGYFSKQAVIFSPGEPFDFTTLRDDLAFQSELGRRYTTFEDNLDDTEGENPTRQLWHTPTELFRPYYGEAIARYLVTNYRLTTYPYDDLLIYEMGAGRGTLMLNILDYIREVDPQVYARTRFNIIEISSNLASLQNKHLLSTAESRGHKDKVEIINRSIFEWDQYVPSPCFFLAMEVFDNFSHDCIRYDVATEEPLQGHVLIDGDGDFYEFYVHDLDPVAARFFRVRHAATSGNYPRPYPTNPALRWLSTKMPFAANLSEAEYIPTRLMQFFDVLEKYFPAHKLLTSDFDWLPQAVKGLNAPVVQTRYHRRMVPVTTPLVHQGYFDILFPTDFRITEAMYRAITGKLTRVMTHGDFMRRWAYVEDTETRSGENPLLTYYKNASVLVTV from the exons ATGGACTCCCCCATTGTGGCCCAGCTCTTCCGGCAGCTGTTCCGCAATCGTCCAGCAGGATGTCAAGCACGGCTGCATCAATTGCGCAATGGACTCCCTGCCGTAGCCACCGGCGGGTACAGGTACAGATACCAGCAGTCAAGTCCGTATGCCACACGAGCCTCCCGAGACCGCGGCATGAAGTCAAATGAAAGCCGGTGGCAGCAAAGAACAAACCTCCTCCCTGAAGACCGAAGAGAGGAATTCGCCGAGTATCCGTACATTTCCATGTCGGAGCTCAAGAGGCGCAAGGAACGGCCACGAAAAGTGAAGATGCTCCTCCGTGACTTTATCGACG ACAGCTTATACAACCCATCATACGGCTACTTCTCCAAACAagccgtcatcttctccccCGGCGAGCCCTTTGACTTCACCACCCTCCGCGACGATCTGGCCTTCCAATCCGAACTCGGCCGCCGCTACACCACCTTCGAAGACAACCTCGACGACACCGAAGGCGAGAACCCAACCCGCCAGCTATGGCACACGCCCACAGAGCTCTTCCGCCCCTACTACGGCGAAGCCATTGCGCGGTACCTCGTCACCAACTACCGCCTCACGACCTACCCCTACGACGACCTCCTCATCTACGAAATGGGCGCCGGCAGAGGCACCCTCATGCTCAACATCCTCGACTACATCCGCGAAGTAGACCCCCAGGTCTACGCCCGCACGcgcttcaacatcatcgaaATCTCCAGCAACCTCGCCTCCCTGCAGAACAAGCACCTCCTCTCGACCGCCGAATCCCGCGGCCACAAGGACAAGGTCGAAATCATAAACCGCTCCATCTTCGAATGGGACCAGTACGTCCCCTCGCCgtgcttcttcctcgccatgGAAGTCTTTGACAACTTCTCCCACGACTGCATCCGCTACGACGTCGCTACGGAGGAGCCTCTCCAGGGCCACGTGCTcatcgacggcgacggcgactTTTACGAATTCTACGTGCACGACCTGGATCCCGTGGCCGCGCGCTTCTTCCGCGTGCGGCACGCAGCCACCAGCGGCAACTATCCGCGTCCGTATCCTACGAATCCCGCGCTGCGGTGGCTGTCCACCAAGATGCCCTTTGCGGCGAACCTCTCCGAGGCGGAGTACATCCCCACGCGGCTGATGCAGTTTTTCGACGTGCTGGAAAAGTACTTTCCTGCGCATAAGCTGCTGACTTCGGACTTTGACTGGCTGCCCCAGGCGGTGAAGGGGTTGAACGCGCCTGTTGTGCAGACGAGATATCACCGACGCATGGTGCCCGTTACGACACCCCTG GTCCACCAAGGGTATTTTGACATCTTATTCCCGACAGACTTCCGCATCACAGAGGCCATGTACCGCGCCATCACGGGCAAACTCACCCGTGTCATGACACACGGGGACTTTATGCGTCGTTGGGCATACGTAGAGGACACGGAGACGAGGAGTGGCGAGAATCCGCTGTTGACGTATTACAAGAATGCTAGTGTTCTTGTTACGGTGTAA
- a CDS encoding cysteine synthase 2 (similar to Magnaporthe oryzae 70-15 XP_003716293.1), translating into MSLSDHPKVYGSAAVALAFTAGIAITLGFKDLYPDLEYRYQHKRRPSQARLGDGRRSSLFWGQPLKLEDHESQPQSPTPQEPGIGIEACIGNTPLIEIESLSRATGRIILAKAEFLNGAGNSPKDRVALNMIREAEKAGLLVPHRGDTIYEGTVGSTGISLATLARAKGYKAHICMPDDQAFEKSDLLHHLGATVERVAVAPITSPDHFVNLARRRAEAHTANSTDGSRGFFANQFESEANWHAHLKATGPEVWKQTDGDLDAFVAGAGTGGTISGVARYLKLEAKASTVKIVLADPQGSGLFNKVKHGVMYSNTEREGTRRRQQVDSMVEGIGINRVTENFEAGRDLIDDAVKVTDEQACRMARWLVENDGIFVGSSSSVNCVAAVVTAMELPEGSRVVTMLCDSGTRHLSKFWKRIKEMGLEDEEATDLFDELGLSK; encoded by the coding sequence ATGTCATTAAGTGATCATCCCAAGGTCTATGGCTCAGCAGCCGTCGCCTTGGCATTTACAGccggcatcgccatcacACTCGGCTTCAAAGACTTATACCCGGACCTAGAATACCGTTATCAACACAAGCGTCGCCCTTCACAAGCCCGTCTCGGTGACGGCAGACGAAGCAGTTTGTTCTGGGGACAGCCACTAAAGCTAGAAGACCACGAGTCTCAACCACAATCGCCAACGCCCCAAGAGCCAGGCATTGGCATCGAAGCATGTATCGGCAACACGCCACTCATTGAAATCGAGTCTCTGTCCAGAGCAACAGGCAGAATCATACTCGCCAAAGCAGAGTTCCTAAACGGAGCCGGAAATAGCCCCAAGGACCGCGTAGCGTTGAACATGATTCGAGAGGCCGAGAAGGCAGGCCTGCTCGTGCCTCATCGCGGAGACACCATTTACGAAGGCACAGTCGGCAGCACGGGCATCTCACTCGCCACACTCGCCCGCGCAAAGGGGTACAAGGCGCACATTTGTATGCCCGACGACCAAGCGTTTGAGAAGTCAGACCTGCTTCACCATCTCGGCGCGACGGTTGAGCGCGTCGCCGTCGCCCCAATCACCAGCCCAGACCACTTTGTAAATCTGGCTCGTCGGAGGGCAGAAGCTCACACTGCTAACTCCACAGACGGAAGTAGGGGGTTCTTTGCGAATCAGTTTGAGAGCGAGGCGAATTGGCATGCGCATCTCAAAGCTACGGGACCGGAAGTCTGGAAACAGACGGATGGTGATCTCGACGCTTTTGTAGCTGGCGCGGGAACTGGAGGCACGATATCTGGTGTGGCGCGGTATTTGAAACTCGAAGCCAAGGCGAGCACCGTCAAGATTGTTCTTGCGGATCCTCAAGGCAGTGGGCTGTTTAATAAGGTTAAGCACGGTGTGATGTACTCCAACACCGAGAGGGAGGGCACCCGTCGCAGACAGCAGGTTGATTCGATGGTGGAAGGGATTGGGATCAACCGCGTGACGGAAAACTTTGAAGCCGGGCGGGATTTGATTGACGATGCGGTAAAAGTGACGGATGAGCAGGCGTGTCGCATGGCGAGGTGGTTGGTTGAGAATGACGGCATCTTTGTGGGTAGCAGTAGCAGTGTCAACTGTGTTGCGGCGGTGGTTACGGCCATGGAACTACCGGAAGGAAGTAGAGTTGTTACGATGCTATGTGACTCAGGGACGAGACACTTGAGTAAGTTTTGGAAAAGAATCAAGGAGATGGGcctggaggatgaggaggcgaCTGATTTGTTTGATGAGCTTGGTTTATCCAAGTAG